The Gemmatimonadota bacterium sequence TCGCTGTACTTGTTGAGCTGCTTCGCCTGCTGCTGGAGGTCCCAGTCCCCCCCGCTGGTCAGCCAGAACGGGCGAGGCTTGCCCTTCACAATCTTCGCCAGCAGCGTGTCAATGACGCTGCGGACGATGTTCACGGACAGCGGCGCACTCGCGTATGCGGCCTGCGTCGTGTAGCTGGTGACGCCAAACCCCTGCACAAGGTCAGCGCCGTAGAGGCAATAGTGAATCAGGTCGCGGTCGGTGCGCGCGCTCTGGTTCTCTTTGATGCGGTTGACGATGCTGAAGATGGCGTCGTGTGCCGGCTGGATTGGGTCGCCTTTCTCGTCCTTCGGCCACCAGCGCTGATCGCGCGCCTCGCCCCCGGTGACCGCGAGGCTGCTCACTCGACGGCCTTCTTGGCTCGAGGCACTAGGCGGACGGTGTTGCCAGAGGAGCGGAACAACAGGTCGAGGGCCGCCTGCTCCACCTCGGTGGGAGTCAGCTCCTTGGCGGGCGCCTCATCGGCAGGCTGTGCAACTACTGCCCGACCTAGCTCAAGCTGGATCTCGCCAGAGCGATAGCTGTGCACTCCGTGCTCGCGGAGTAGTGCAAGGAGTGCACGTAGCTCGTCCAGGCCCACTGATAATGGCTGTACACTGCCATATGCTGCGTGTCAAATCTGCTCATGCCGTGCAATGTCTGCGCACTACCAAAAGCGCCGGCTGAACCAGTCCACTCCCTGCTCGTCGGCCTCTTTGCGGCGCTCCCAGCGCTCCATGTGCTGCCGGCGTAGGCGCTCCTCTTCACTTGGCTCCGGCTCCAGGCTCGGGTCGGCATCCTCAGCGAACGCCTTGCACTCGCGCCAGCCGTAGAGGGCGGCGTCGAGGCAGTGGTTATCGAACCGCGGGTCCTCCTTCTCGCGCTTCTCGTCCCACTGGCAGATGGTCGCCTCCTCGACCCATTGCTTGCACTTGTCGGCCACTACGCGGATGAGCCCCGACTTGAGGTCGCCGTTGAACAGCTCGATGTAGCCACGCTTGTTGGTCTTCTGCGCGGGCATGATGGGCACCGCGAACCGCTGGCGAGCCTCCTCGGCGAAGCCCTTGCCGAGCCCCCCGACGTCGCCGACGATGCGGTCGAAGTGCCACTTGGCGTTTAGCTCGCGGACGATGCGCGCCGCTTCCGAGGGGATGAGGCCCGTTTGGCCCCAGCATTCGAGGAGGACGCACGTTTGCTGGTGCGGCTCCCACGCCCAGATGGCAAAAGCGGTTGCGTCGACCACACCATAATCGCACCCAAGGATGGTCTGTCGAGCAGGCCCGCCGCCCAGAACTCCAGTGCCGTTTCGAGTCGGCTCATATTGATAGACCAGCGACCCACTGTCACGTACCCATTCACCGAGCCATTCCCTGCGGTAGATCGGGTGGTCCTCGGTCCAATGGTTCGCTTTGCGCTCATGGTCTAGCTCCTCTCGGGCGTGGGGTACGTGAGGGTTTTCCAGCACCGTCCAATGGTGGAGCTTGAAGGGGCTGGCTGGGTCGGTAGTAGCGTCATGGAACAGCCCAACACAGGCAGCCCCTGGCGTCCCAATAAGGCATAGAGTGCCTCGAAGGTCGATGAGAGCTGGCCGCAGGATTTCTCGTACGAGACTCTCAAGAACCGAAGGCCTAAAGCTGGCGGCTTCGTCCACGATTGCCAGGAGGTACTTGCCTCCACGTAGCCGCTCGATGGTAGCCGCATCATCAGCGCCAACGAGGAAGATGCTTGATCCATTGGGTAGCCTCGCAGTGAGCTCGGAATGGTTGAAGGTGAGGCCGAGCGAGTGCCGGTGGTCGAAGCGGATGAGCTCCTCCCACAGCAGCCGCTTGGCCGATGCGCGGGTCAGCGCGATGTACGCCGACACCGTGCCAGGGTTGCGGAAGGCGGCTAGCAGCAGGTAAGCGCACGCGGCGTACGTCTTACCCGCCCGACGCGAGCAGAGCGCCGCTTTGGCCCTGCCCGCATCGGCGATGAACGCGAGCTGCTGGGCAAACAGCTCGCGCACGAAGGGGGGCGTGCCCCACCGCTTCTCCGCCTCCAGCACCAGTGGGAGGATGTCGTCAGGCATCGCCTCGCCAATGCGCCCCGAGAATGAACCCGAGAGCGAGCACCATCAGCATTGCGATTAGCTGGCTCACTTGGGGTGCGTGCCCACGTGTTTCATTATGCCGACGAATGCTCGGACGCCAATCCACCCGCCGTGCCACACGACACTGCACAGCAGCCACCAATAGAAGAATTGCCAGAACGTCATGATTGCCTCCTCACACGCATCCCCGAAAGTCGACGGTCGCCGTCCCGCAGTAATGGCAGCAGCACCAGCACCAGAGTAGGACGCTCACGGGTGCTTGCTCCTCACGTGCGCAGCCATGCCGGCGCCGCTTCGGAATTGCTCGGCGCAGTGGGCGCACTTGAACGTGCCAAGAGCCACATCGATGTCATCGCGAGGCACTTCCACGCGTCCCCGATGTTCTCCGCCATGCAGCGCAGCCGCGTGCGTCTGCATCGTCAATCCGGCGGCTCGCAACGCCACGCCGTCCATCGGGTCAGGCTCGAACCTCCGCGCCCACTCCGCCTCCGGCCCCACCGGCACCCTGAACGCCATCGACGCGGGGCTGATGACGTACGCGCCCTTGTTGATCCACACGCTGCCGCCGGCGTCCTCGTCCAGGTCGGTGATGGTCACCCGCTTGTCCTGGACGTGGATCTGGCCCCCGATGGCTATAACGCGGCTCGTGAACAGGCGCACCGCGGCGCTGTTGTCCATCAGCTCGATGCGTGAGAGCCTCATTGCAGGTTCTCCTCACGGCGGATGATGCAGATGATGTACGGCGCCCCGATGGGGTTGCCGTGCGGGTCGGTCTTGAGGTCAGCCGGCGGCGCATCGCAGACCATGTAGTAATGTTTGCCGTCCGTCTGGAACCCGATGGCCTTGCCGACGAATTTGCACCGGTCGCCAACGCGAATGCCCGACGTGCACCCTGGCCCCACGGCCATGACCTCGGCCTCCTCGGTGCCGCTCTCGTTGTTGTCGCCCGTTGGGATGATAATGCCGCTCGCGGTCTTGTGCTCCTCGCTGACCCGCTCGACCACGATCCAATTGTGCAGCGGCTCGAGTGACCGCGACTTCTCCGTGAATAGCTTGACCGCCGAAACCGTCGCTGTTCGCATTAGTGTATTTCCTTTCGTTCCTCTGCCTGGTCCAACGCTGCCTTGAGCCGCGCGCGCAGCTCGTCGTCTGTCATGTCTGCTGCCACGGCCTTCGTCTCCACCTTGCGCACCAGCGCACCCTTGATCTCCGCCTGGAGCCGCACGGCGTTGATGGCCGCGCCCACGTTCTGCGCCGGCTTGCTGACCAGCTCATCGCCCACCTTGAACCACTTCACCTCATCCATGGCCGCCGCCTGGAGCGCCTCCAGCTCGGCCATCTTCTGGTCGATGAATTCCTCAATGGGTGAGCCCCGCCGCCGGATGACACCGCTGGCAACCAGGGCCCTGTCCGCCACGGTGCGCGGATGGATGCCCCATTCCTTGGCCAGCGCCTCGGAGCTGCGACCGCCGAACCAGCGGCCAGCCATCATCATGCGGATGATGTGGTCCTCCTGCTCCACCTTGGTCAGCTCGCGCGCGCGTGAGGAGTCGGCGAAGGGCGGCCCCTCTGCATCGCCAGGGACGAAGACGTAGCCTGTGCTGCTGGGGGGCTTCCGCTTACTCATCCCCGCCCCCGTGAATGTTTCCGCTGCCCGGCGCAACCTGTTGTGACGGTAAGGGCGTCTGTGTCTGCTCTGCCTTCGCGGCACACACGGTCGAGCACACATTGACGGGATGTCCATCGATGGCGGCCCACATCCAGCCAGGAGGCATGCATGTCACCCTAGCCGACGGGAAGTGCACGATCCCAACGGAGCCCAATTCCGACTTGCCGCACACATCGCAAGTCTCGACGTCTGGCGCGTACCAGTTGACCTTGCTCACCCTCCGCCTCCCTTCTCCGCCTCGATGAGCTTGCTGATGGCGTACTCGCACCGGTCAGCCGTCAGCTGTTGACGGCACGCCACGAGCGCCTCCTCCAGCCCCTCCCGTCGCCCCTCAGCGCGGGCATCGGCTTGGATGCGCACGACCAGCCTAAGGAACTCTGCTCGGTGCATGTGAGGCAATTCCAGATCTAGGCCCGCATAGAGCGGGTCCTGCTCCGGCTCCGTTTCCAGCAGCCACTCCTTCGCCGTCTTCATCTATCGACCTCCACCGGTGCCACCATAATCAGGCACCCATACGCCTTGCTCTTCAGCTGCGTGTAAACCCACATCACCCGCTCGTCAGCATCATCCACGCCCAGCCAATCGGCCACCCCGTCGCGGATAGCTTTGCAGGCGGCGACGGTGTTGTCGCTATCGAGGAAGCGCGGAGCCAGCCGCTTGATGCTCACCACCGCTGGCAGGATGTCCGGCAGCCTGCACCCGCTCGCCGATTGCAGATGGGTGGCCGCAAGCCACCGGTGCTGAGCCGCCCGCTTGGCCTTCTTGGCCCAGAATTCCCTCAGGTTCATGACGCTCTCAAGCTTGACAGGTATCGTCACGCTGACCGTGAAGCGCCCACCCTTGACGGGCTCCAGGTGACACGCAGGCGAGACGAGAGCCGCGGCACGCCTCGCAGGTCGCCTGACGGGCTCCTCGGCCCGCAGAGCCAGGCCTACGCGTGGCGATGGCCGGCTCAATTGAGGTCGCTCCGCCGCTCGGGCATCGGATAGAGCTGCATGGCGTAGTCGGTATCCGTGCCCCAGGTGGCCCCAATGGCCTTCAGCTTCTCCCTGGCGCGCCTGTTCCGCCTGGCGTCGATGATGCCAGCAATGACGCTGCTGACGATGCGGTCGACCTGGAGGGCCGCCACGAGGCACAGAATCAGGATGACGTGGTTCATGGTGCCAGCCTCCGCCGCTCGTGCGACTGCACGCCGGCCATGATGGTTGTGTGGTCGCGACCGAACAGCTTGCCTATGTCGGGATAGCTCCAGTACCCGCGCTGACGCAGCTCCCACCACGCATGATGGCGGGCGACGCAGACCCGGTGCGGGCGGATGTGCGAGAACATCTCTTCCAGCGTGACGCCGTAGTGATTGCCGGCGGCC is a genomic window containing:
- a CDS encoding helix-turn-helix domain-containing protein, with amino-acid sequence MTAPAPIWKQALEQRRAKPLKPAKAPTGEPLRALLLARGVLWLIEAAGNHYGVTLEEMFSHIRPHRVCVARHHAWWELRQRGYWSYPDIGKLFGRDHTTIMAGVQSHERRRLAP
- a CDS encoding terminase family protein, whose product is MPDDILPLVLEAEKRWGTPPFVRELFAQQLAFIADAGRAKAALCSRRAGKTYAACAYLLLAAFRNPGTVSAYIALTRASAKRLLWEELIRFDHRHSLGLTFNHSELTARLPNGSSIFLVGADDAATIERLRGGKYLLAIVDEAASFRPSVLESLVREILRPALIDLRGTLCLIGTPGAACVGLFHDATTDPASPFKLHHWTVLENPHVPHAREELDHERKANHWTEDHPIYRREWLGEWVRDSGSLVYQYEPTRNGTGVLGGGPARQTILGCDYGVVDATAFAIWAWEPHQQTCVLLECWGQTGLIPSEAARIVRELNAKWHFDRIVGDVGGLGKGFAEEARQRFAVPIMPAQKTNKRGYIELFNGDLKSGLIRVVADKCKQWVEEATICQWDEKREKEDPRFDNHCLDAALYGWRECKAFAEDADPSLEPEPSEEERLRRQHMERWERRKEADEQGVDWFSRRFW